In Hyperolius riggenbachi isolate aHypRig1 chromosome 10, aHypRig1.pri, whole genome shotgun sequence, a genomic segment contains:
- the LOC137536473 gene encoding histone H2A type 2-B-like, with amino-acid sequence MSGRGKQGGKARAKAKTRSSRAGLQFPVGRVHRLLRKGNYAQRVGAGAPVYLAAVLEYLTAEILELAGNAARDNKKTRIIPRHLQLAVRNDEELNKLLGGVTIAQGGVLPNIQAVLLPKKTESHKAAKSK; translated from the coding sequence ATGTCCGGAAGAGGCAAACAAGGCGGCAAGGCTCGTGCCAAGGCCAAGACGCGCTCCTCCCGGGCCGGGCTGCAGTTCCCAGTCGGCCGTGTTCACCGTCTGCTGAGGAAGGGCAACTATGCGCAGCGGGTGGGGGCCGGAGCTCCGGTCTATCTGGCCGCAGTGCTGGAGTATCTGACCGCTGAGATCCTGGAGCTGGCTGGTAACGCCGCTCGGGACAACAAGAAGACCCGCATCATCCCCCGCCACCTGCAGCTGGCCGTGCGCAACGACGAGGAGCTCAACAAGCTGCTGGGTGGGGTGACCATCGCCCAGGGGGGCGTCCTGCCCAACATCCAGGccgtgctgctgcccaagaagaCCGAGAGCCACAAGGCCGCCAAGAGCAAGTAA